A genome region from Trichosurus vulpecula isolate mTriVul1 chromosome 5, mTriVul1.pri, whole genome shotgun sequence includes the following:
- the TMEM139 gene encoding transmembrane protein 139 — MFPGQVLGRLVKPLILLCCASIFLGLTLLGLPSNIRPLAYFLLALGGLFFLICLLFCFVEWGVQAVQTDTTEASSSARDNAAFEVPSYEEATVSTQGPNSDLGEPPPYSTVISSQLQEEASNHLPGLTGARTGRRGRSDGTMTHTEGLGTSINLQLQEHPIGSETPPLQSLPPVEPLTPPPEYEFTPSNHDLNDDNVFSDDSVFYEEGWTPP, encoded by the exons ATGTTTCCAGGACAAGTGTTGGGGAGATTGGTGAAGCCATTGATCCTCTTGTGCTGTGCCTCCATTTTCCTAGGGTTAACCCTGTTGGGTCTGCCCTCCAACATCAGACCTCTTGCTTATTTCCTCCTCGCCTTAGGTggactttttttccttatctgCCTCCTCTTTTGCTTCGTGGAATGGGGGGTCCAGGCAGTGCAAACGGATACCACTGAGGCCTCGAGCTCAGCACG GGACAATGCAGCCTTTGAAGTACCAAGCTATGAGGAAGCTACAGTATCAACTCAGGGTCCCAACTCAGATTTGGGTGAGCCCCCTCCATACAGCACTGTGATCTCCTCACAGCTTCAGGAAGAGGCATCTAACCATTTGCCAGGACTCACAGGAGCTAGAACAGGCAGGCGGGGAAGATCAGATGGTACAATGACCCACACAGAAGGCTTGGGCACCTCAATCAATCTACAGCTTCAGGAACACCCAATAGGATCTGAAACACCCCCACTGCAAAGCTTGCCACCTGTGGAGCCTCTTACCCCACCCCCAGAATATGAGTTCACACCTAGTAACCATGATCTCAATGATGACAATGTTTTCAGTGATGACAGTGTATTCTATGAGGAGGGCTGGACACCTCCTTAA